In Piliocolobus tephrosceles isolate RC106 chromosome 6, ASM277652v3, whole genome shotgun sequence, the following are encoded in one genomic region:
- the PSME1 gene encoding proteasome activator complex subunit 1 isoform X3 has protein sequence MATLRVQPEAQAKVDVFREDLCTKTENLLGSYFPKKISELDAFLKEPALNEANLSNLKAPLDIPVPDPVKEKEKEERKKQQEKEDKNEKKKGEDEDKGPPCGPVNCNEKILVLLQRLKPEIKDVIEQLNLEKVFELMTSLHTKLEGFHTQISKYFSERGDAVTKAAKQPHVGDYRQLVHELDEAEYRDIRLMVMEIRNAYAVLYDIILKNFEKLKKPRGETKGMIY, from the exons ATGGCCACGCTCAGGGTCCAGCCCGAGGCCCAAGCCAAG GTGGATGTGTTTCGTGAAGACCTCTGTACCAAG ACAGAGAACCTGCTCGGGAGCTATTTCCCCAAGAAGATTTCTGAGCTGGATGCATTTTTAAAG GAGCCAGCTCTCAATGAAGCCAACTTGAGCAATCTGAAGGCCCCGTTGGACATCCCAGTGCCTGATCCAgtcaaggagaaagagaaagaggaacgGAAGAAACAGCAGGAG AAGGAAGACAAGAATGAAAAGAAGAAGGGGGAGGATGAAGACAAAG GTCCTCCCTGTGGCCCAGTGAACTGCAATGAAAAGATCTTGGTCCTTCTGCAGCGCTTGAAGCCTGAGATCAAGGATGTCATTGAGCAGCTCAACCTG GAGAAGGTGTTTGAACTGATGACCAGCCTCCACACCAAGCTAGAAGGCTTCCACACCCAAATCTCTAA GTATTTCTCTGAGCGTGGTGATGCAGTGACTAAAGCAGCCAAGCAGCCCCATGTG GGTGATTATCGGCAGCTGGTGCACGAGCTGGATGAGGCAGAGTACCGGGACATCCGGCTGATGGTCATGGAGATCCGCAATGCTTAT GCTGTGTTATATGACATCATCCTGAAGAACTTCGAGAAGCTCAAGAAGCCCAGGGGAGAAACAAAGGGAATGATCTATTGA
- the FITM1 gene encoding fat storage-inducing transmembrane protein 1, whose amino-acid sequence MERGPVVGAGLGAGARIQALLGCLVKVLLWVASALLYFGSEQAARLLGSPCLRRLYHAWLAAVVIFGPLLQFHVNPRTIFASHGNFFNIKFVNSAWGWTCTFLGGFVLLVVFLATRRVAVTARHLSRLVVGAAVWRGAGRAFLLIEDLTGSCFEPLPQGLLLHELPDRRSCLAAGHQWRGYTVSSHTFLLTFCCLLMAEEAAVFAKYLAHGLPAGAPLRLVFLLNVLLLGLWNFLLLCTVIYFHQYTHKVVGAAVGTFAWYLTYGSWYHQPWSPGSPGHGLFPRPHSSRKHN is encoded by the exons atGGAGCGGGGGCcggtggtgggggcagggctgggggccgGGGCCCGAATCCAGGCACTGCTGGGCTGCCTGGTCAAGGTGCTTCTCTGGGTGGCCTCTGCCTTGCTGTACTTTGGAAGCGAACAGGCCGCCCGCCTTCTGGGCAGCCCCTGCTTACGGCGcctctaccatgcctggctggcagCAGTGGTCATCTTTGGGCCCCTTCTGCAGTTCCATGTCAACCCTCGGACTATCTTCGCCAGCCACGGCAACTTCTTCAACAT AAAATTTGTGAATTCAGCCTGGGGCTGGACATGCACCTTCCTAGGGGGCTTTGTGTTGCTGGTGGTGTTCCTGGCTACGCGGCGCGTGGCAGTAACTGCCAGACACCTGAGCCGACTGGTGGTGGGAGCAGCCGTGTGGCGGGGAGCCGGCCGAGCCTTCCTGCTCATCGAGGACCTGACTGGCTCCTGCTTCGAGCCACTGCCCCAGGGTCTGCTGCTCCACGAGCTGCCTGACCGCCGCAGCTGCTTGGCGGCCGGCCACCAGTGGCGGGGCTACACAGTCTCCTCCCACACCTTTCTGCTCACCTTCTGCTGCCTGCTTATGGCAGAGGAAGCAGCTGTGTTTGCCAAGTACCTGGCCCATGGGCTGCCTGCTGGCGCCCCCCTGCGCCTTGTCTTCCTGCTCAACGTGCTGCTACTGGGCCTCTGGAACTTCTTGCTGCTCTGTACCGTCATCTATTTCCACCAGTACACTCACAAGGTGGTGGGTGCCGCAGTGGGCACCTTCGCCTGGTACCTCACCTATGGCAGCTGGTATCATCAGCCGTGGTCTCCAGGGAGTCCAGGCCATGGGCTCTTCCCCCGTCCCCACTCCAGCCGCAAGCataactga
- the EMC9 gene encoding ER membrane protein complex subunit 9 isoform X4, producing the protein MGEVEISALAYVKMCLHAARYPHAAVNGLFLAPAPRSGECLCLTDCVPLFHSHLALSVMLEVALNQVDVWGAQAGLVVAGYYHANAAVDDQSPGPLALKIAGRIADFFPDAVLIMLDNQKLVPQPRVPPVIVLENQGLRWVPKDKNLVMWRDWEESRQMVGALLEDRAHQHLVDFDCHLDDIRQDWTNQRLNTQITQWVGPTNGNGNGNA; encoded by the exons ATGGGGGAGGTGGAGATCTCGGCCCTGGCCTACGTGAAGATGTGCCTGCATGCTGCCCGGTACCCACACGCCGCAGTCAACGGGCTGTTTCTGGCGCCAGCGCCGCGGTCCGGAGAATGCCTGTGCCTCACCGACTGTGTGCCCCTCTTCCACAGCCACCTGGCCCTGTCCGTCATGTTGGAGGTCGCCCTCAACCAG GTGGATGTGTGGGGAGCACAGGCCGGTCTGGTGGTGGCTGGTTACTACCATGCCAATGCAGCTGTGGACGACCAGAG CCCTGGGCCCCTGGCCTTGAAAATTGCTGGGCGAATTGCAGATTTCTTCCCTGATGCAGTACTTATTATG TTGGATAATCAGAAActggtgcctcagcctcgtgTGCCCCCGGTCATCGTCCTGGAGAACCAAGGTCTCCGCTGGGTCCCTAAGGATAAGAACTT AGTGATGTGGAGGGACTGGGAAGAGTCACGGCAGATGGTGGGAGCTCTACTGGAAGATCGGGCCCACCAGCACCTTGTGGACTTTGACTGCCACCTTGACGACATCCGGCAGGACTGGACCAACCAGCGGCTCAACACTCAAATCACCCAGTGGGTTGGTCCCactaatggaaatggaaatggaaatgccTGA
- the PSME1 gene encoding proteasome activator complex subunit 1 isoform X2 yields MATLRVQPEAQAKVDVFREDLCTKTENLLGSYFPKKISELDAFLKEPALNEANLSNLKAPLDIPVPDPVKEKEKEERKKQQEKEDKNEKKKGEDEDKGPPCGPVNCNEKILVLLQRLKPEIKDVIEQLNLVTTWLQLQIPRIEDGNNFGVAVQEKVFELMTSLHTKLEGFHTQISKYFSERGDAVTKAAKQPHVGDYRQLVHELDEAEYRDIRLMVMEIRNAYAVLYDIILKNFEKLKKPRGETKGMIY; encoded by the exons ATGGCCACGCTCAGGGTCCAGCCCGAGGCCCAAGCCAAG GTGGATGTGTTTCGTGAAGACCTCTGTACCAAG ACAGAGAACCTGCTCGGGAGCTATTTCCCCAAGAAGATTTCTGAGCTGGATGCATTTTTAAAG GAGCCAGCTCTCAATGAAGCCAACTTGAGCAATCTGAAGGCCCCGTTGGACATCCCAGTGCCTGATCCAgtcaaggagaaagagaaagaggaacgGAAGAAACAGCAGGAG AAGGAAGACAAGAATGAAAAGAAGAAGGGGGAGGATGAAGACAAAG GTCCTCCCTGTGGCCCAGTGAACTGCAATGAAAAGATCTTGGTCCTTCTGCAGCGCTTGAAGCCTGAGATCAAGGATGTCATTGAGCAGCTCAACCTG GTCACCACCTGGTTGCAACTGCAGATACCTCGGATTGAGGATGGTAACAATTTTGGAGTGGCTGTCCAG GAGAAGGTGTTTGAACTGATGACCAGCCTCCACACCAAGCTAGAAGGCTTCCACACCCAAATCTCTAA GTATTTCTCTGAGCGTGGTGATGCAGTGACTAAAGCAGCCAAGCAGCCCCATGTG GGTGATTATCGGCAGCTGGTGCACGAGCTGGATGAGGCAGAGTACCGGGACATCCGGCTGATGGTCATGGAGATCCGCAATGCTTAT GCTGTGTTATATGACATCATCCTGAAGAACTTCGAGAAGCTCAAGAAGCCCAGGGGAGAAACAAAGGGAATGATCTATTGA
- the EMC9 gene encoding ER membrane protein complex subunit 9 isoform X2: protein MLPGTHTPQSTGCFWRQRRGPENACASPTVCPSSTATWPCPSCWRSPSTRWMCGEHRPVWWWLVTTMPMQLWTTRVSEHLFPTALKHQAVVHQASSRPDPRRPPTGKGHSCAHIYETWEAQLKRMGFAHSWLLTPLIFPLHSPGPLALKIAGRIADFFPDAVLIMLDNQKLVPQPRVPPVIVLENQGLRWVPKDKNLVMWRDWEESRQMVGALLEDRAHQHLVDFDCHLDDIRQDWTNQRLNTQITQWVGPTNGNGNGNA from the exons ATGCTGCCCGGTACCCACACGCCGCAGTCAACGGGCTGTTTCTGGCGCCAGCGCCGCGGTCCGGAGAATGCCTGTGCCTCACCGACTGTGTGCCCCTCTTCCACAGCCACCTGGCCCTGTCCGTCATGTTGGAGGTCGCCCTCAACCAG GTGGATGTGTGGGGAGCACAGGCCGGTCTGGTGGTGGCTGGTTACTACCATGCCAATGCAGCTGTGGACGACCAGAG TATCTGAGCACCTGTTTCCCACAGCACTCAAGCATCAAGCAGTCGTACATCAAGCATCCAGCAGGCCTGATCCCCGCAGGCCACCTACAGGGAAAGGCCACAGCTGCGCCCACATCTATGAGACCTGGGAGGCCCAGCTCAAACGGATGGGTTTTGCCCACAGTTGGCTCCTCACTCCTCTGATCTTCCCTCTACACAGCCCTGGGCCCCTGGCCTTGAAAATTGCTGGGCGAATTGCAGATTTCTTCCCTGATGCAGTACTTATTATG TTGGATAATCAGAAActggtgcctcagcctcgtgTGCCCCCGGTCATCGTCCTGGAGAACCAAGGTCTCCGCTGGGTCCCTAAGGATAAGAACTT AGTGATGTGGAGGGACTGGGAAGAGTCACGGCAGATGGTGGGAGCTCTACTGGAAGATCGGGCCCACCAGCACCTTGTGGACTTTGACTGCCACCTTGACGACATCCGGCAGGACTGGACCAACCAGCGGCTCAACACTCAAATCACCCAGTGGGTTGGTCCCactaatggaaatggaaatggaaatgccTGA
- the PSME1 gene encoding proteasome activator complex subunit 1 isoform X1, protein MATLRVQPEAQAKVDVFREDLCTKTENLLGSYFPKKISELDAFLKEPALNEANLSNLKAPLDIPVPDPVKEKEKEERKKQQEKEDKNEKKKGEDEDKGPPCGPVNCNEKILVLLQRLKPEIKDVIEQLNLVTTWLQLQIPRIEDGNNFGVAVQEKVFELMTSLHTKLEGFHTQISKYFSERGDAVTKAAKQPHVGDYRQLVHELDEAEYRDIRLMVMEIRNAYVRRRGQGWAEAAFSGHALPDPAGWGLRVAKLSFSTRLEMGHRATGGL, encoded by the exons ATGGCCACGCTCAGGGTCCAGCCCGAGGCCCAAGCCAAG GTGGATGTGTTTCGTGAAGACCTCTGTACCAAG ACAGAGAACCTGCTCGGGAGCTATTTCCCCAAGAAGATTTCTGAGCTGGATGCATTTTTAAAG GAGCCAGCTCTCAATGAAGCCAACTTGAGCAATCTGAAGGCCCCGTTGGACATCCCAGTGCCTGATCCAgtcaaggagaaagagaaagaggaacgGAAGAAACAGCAGGAG AAGGAAGACAAGAATGAAAAGAAGAAGGGGGAGGATGAAGACAAAG GTCCTCCCTGTGGCCCAGTGAACTGCAATGAAAAGATCTTGGTCCTTCTGCAGCGCTTGAAGCCTGAGATCAAGGATGTCATTGAGCAGCTCAACCTG GTCACCACCTGGTTGCAACTGCAGATACCTCGGATTGAGGATGGTAACAATTTTGGAGTGGCTGTCCAG GAGAAGGTGTTTGAACTGATGACCAGCCTCCACACCAAGCTAGAAGGCTTCCACACCCAAATCTCTAA GTATTTCTCTGAGCGTGGTGATGCAGTGACTAAAGCAGCCAAGCAGCCCCATGTG GGTGATTATCGGCAGCTGGTGCACGAGCTGGATGAGGCAGAGTACCGGGACATCCGGCTGATGGTCATGGAGATCCGCAATGCTTATGTGAGGAGGCGAGGGCAGGGGTGGGCAGAGGCAGCTTTCTCAGGCCACGCACTCCCTGACCCTGCAGGCTGGGGGTTAAGGGTGGCAAAGCTCAGCTTCTCCACAAGGCTAGAAATGGGGCACAGAGCCACTGGAGGCCTCTGA
- the EMC9 gene encoding ER membrane protein complex subunit 9 isoform X3 — MLPGTHTPQSTGCFWRQRRGPENACASPTVCPSSTATWPCPSCWRSPSTRWMCGEHRPVWWWLVTTMPMQLWTTRALKHQAVVHQASSRPDPRRPPTGKGHSCAHIYETWEAQLKRMGFAHSWLLTPLIFPLHSPGPLALKIAGRIADFFPDAVLIMLDNQKLVPQPRVPPVIVLENQGLRWVPKDKNLVMWRDWEESRQMVGALLEDRAHQHLVDFDCHLDDIRQDWTNQRLNTQITQWVGPTNGNGNGNA, encoded by the exons ATGCTGCCCGGTACCCACACGCCGCAGTCAACGGGCTGTTTCTGGCGCCAGCGCCGCGGTCCGGAGAATGCCTGTGCCTCACCGACTGTGTGCCCCTCTTCCACAGCCACCTGGCCCTGTCCGTCATGTTGGAGGTCGCCCTCAACCAG GTGGATGTGTGGGGAGCACAGGCCGGTCTGGTGGTGGCTGGTTACTACCATGCCAATGCAGCTGTGGACGACCAGAG CACTCAAGCATCAAGCAGTCGTACATCAAGCATCCAGCAGGCCTGATCCCCGCAGGCCACCTACAGGGAAAGGCCACAGCTGCGCCCACATCTATGAGACCTGGGAGGCCCAGCTCAAACGGATGGGTTTTGCCCACAGTTGGCTCCTCACTCCTCTGATCTTCCCTCTACACAGCCCTGGGCCCCTGGCCTTGAAAATTGCTGGGCGAATTGCAGATTTCTTCCCTGATGCAGTACTTATTATG TTGGATAATCAGAAActggtgcctcagcctcgtgTGCCCCCGGTCATCGTCCTGGAGAACCAAGGTCTCCGCTGGGTCCCTAAGGATAAGAACTT AGTGATGTGGAGGGACTGGGAAGAGTCACGGCAGATGGTGGGAGCTCTACTGGAAGATCGGGCCCACCAGCACCTTGTGGACTTTGACTGCCACCTTGACGACATCCGGCAGGACTGGACCAACCAGCGGCTCAACACTCAAATCACCCAGTGGGTTGGTCCCactaatggaaatggaaatggaaatgccTGA
- the EMC9 gene encoding ER membrane protein complex subunit 9 isoform X1 — translation MLPGTHTPQSTGCFWRQRRGPENACASPTVCPSSTATWPCPSCWRSPSTRWMCGEHRPVWWWLVTTMPMQLWTTRAVSEHLFPTALKHQAVVHQASSRPDPRRPPTGKGHSCAHIYETWEAQLKRMGFAHSWLLTPLIFPLHSPGPLALKIAGRIADFFPDAVLIMLDNQKLVPQPRVPPVIVLENQGLRWVPKDKNLVMWRDWEESRQMVGALLEDRAHQHLVDFDCHLDDIRQDWTNQRLNTQITQWVGPTNGNGNGNA, via the exons ATGCTGCCCGGTACCCACACGCCGCAGTCAACGGGCTGTTTCTGGCGCCAGCGCCGCGGTCCGGAGAATGCCTGTGCCTCACCGACTGTGTGCCCCTCTTCCACAGCCACCTGGCCCTGTCCGTCATGTTGGAGGTCGCCCTCAACCAG GTGGATGTGTGGGGAGCACAGGCCGGTCTGGTGGTGGCTGGTTACTACCATGCCAATGCAGCTGTGGACGACCAGAG CAGTATCTGAGCACCTGTTTCCCACAGCACTCAAGCATCAAGCAGTCGTACATCAAGCATCCAGCAGGCCTGATCCCCGCAGGCCACCTACAGGGAAAGGCCACAGCTGCGCCCACATCTATGAGACCTGGGAGGCCCAGCTCAAACGGATGGGTTTTGCCCACAGTTGGCTCCTCACTCCTCTGATCTTCCCTCTACACAGCCCTGGGCCCCTGGCCTTGAAAATTGCTGGGCGAATTGCAGATTTCTTCCCTGATGCAGTACTTATTATG TTGGATAATCAGAAActggtgcctcagcctcgtgTGCCCCCGGTCATCGTCCTGGAGAACCAAGGTCTCCGCTGGGTCCCTAAGGATAAGAACTT AGTGATGTGGAGGGACTGGGAAGAGTCACGGCAGATGGTGGGAGCTCTACTGGAAGATCGGGCCCACCAGCACCTTGTGGACTTTGACTGCCACCTTGACGACATCCGGCAGGACTGGACCAACCAGCGGCTCAACACTCAAATCACCCAGTGGGTTGGTCCCactaatggaaatggaaatggaaatgccTGA